The sequence GTGAAAATATTATGTTATTTCTGTGTATTCAAATGGACTTGCAGGGCAACCACACTATTTTAAACAAAGGGGGAAAAATCGTGATAACCCTTAGCCGGAAAGAAGTACCTCCCTTCCAAAGAAATCTCTTCCCCAGCAGCCCCGTCGTTCCCCTTACCTGGACAACCTCGGGGAGAGGCATCACCGCGTTCCTCCTGCGACCTCCAATCCGGAACTTGGCTGCTTTGTAAATCTTCCAGTACACGAAGAGCACGACCCCCAGTGGGAAGTAGAAGGCTCCAAAAGTGGAAACGATGGTGTAAGAAGGTTCCTGGCTGACTTGACAGTTTTCTTCCCCGGGGGTGTAGGTCTCCCCCCAACCGAAGAGGGGCGCCAGCGAGATGACGGCTGAAAGGGCCCAGGTCAGGCCGATCATGATGGTGGAAACGCGCTTCCTGGTCTTCAAGGTGTACTCCACGTGCCTGGTGATGGACCAGTACCGGTCCAGGGCGATGGCTGTGACATTCCAGATGCTGGCCGTGCAGCACAGAACATCGAAGGAGATCCAGACCTGGCACAGCAGCCTGCCCAGCCTCCACCTCCTGCCCGACAGCTCGTTCACCAGGCTGAGGGGCATCACCAGCGCTGCCACCATCACGTCGGACACAGCCGTGGAAGCCACCAGGTTGTGGGGCACCCGGTGGAACGTCTTGACCCGCAAGATGGTCACCAGCACCAGCAAGTTCCACAGAAAGGTGGCGATGATCAGGATGACCAGCAAAGTTAGGATCAGGATGCTGAAAATGGAGAAGGGGCCCCTCCGGAGGATGCTGTCCTCGGAGCTGTAGTTGACCCCCACCGCTGACCCGTTGATGTCCATCACCGTGGCCATTGCTCCAAGCAGATGCATCTAAGAAAGGGGATCCCCACaattcttcccccttcccctcggATTATTAATTTAGGCACAGAAAGAGGGGGGAAAGTCAAACTGGAGCCCATCTCAGGGCTTCCTTTGCCATGTGCCTTGGCTCTCCGGCTCTGGAAGGCGGATCGAAGCGAGCGGCGGCTCCCTTATATTTCCATTTCAAAGTGTCCTGTAGGCGATTGAAGGGCCGATCGTCCATCCTCCGAATGGAAATGCTCTTCAAGTGGTCAAGCAGCGCGCCGGGTTAAAAGCGGATCACAGGGAAACCCGCGAAAAAGATCAGACCGCTGGGCTCAGGCAGCAACGAGGAGgaagggggtgtgggggggagggggcggggggggggggagcccctcCGAACCGGCCCTCCAATTCCAGCCAAAACTTTCCGTCTTCTCCTCCTGATCCCAGAGGTAAATCTGAGACGTGATTCTCCAGGGGCTTGTTGGTTTCCAGTTTAAACGTGCATTTTCTTCGAACGGTGATGGCAAAGTTGAAAATGAGTAATAGCGCTTATAAATAACAAACCCGCACTGGAAAAGCTGTTTCATTCGTGTGAATCTCCCTGGTTAAAATGCAGGAAGCAGCTGGAAGTTTTTGTGAAGGAAGAGATGCCGAACGTTGTCCTTTGCCATTCGAATGAAAAAGAAGCGCATATTGGTCTGGGATTGATTTTAGCCGCGCTGTTTCTTTGCACCAGTCCAACTGCGGCCATTtgtccctttttatttattttacacatttatatcccacattttcccacttagttgcaggttCCATGTGGCTtgcacaataccgtagaggtaggctCCGGTTTTGACGAAAAGGGAAAGCGTGGCATCTGCCGAAACTGCTGAGCTCTCTCTGACCCGTTCCGAAACGCAAGGAAAGCGGCTGCTGATTTGCCTTTGAACGACTCGAGCGATGCAAGACTGCACCGGTCTCTTGTTTGCAGAGGGTAAGTAGGCAGAGAAACCTTTGGGGTGTCTCTGTGTTGTCCGACTGGGAAAAGCACCGAAGaaaccggagggagggaggggggggggggcggggaagaaGCTCCGCTGTATTAATGCATTCCTTTGCTGAATGATCTGTGGTAACTTGCGGTTTCAGATTTCTGGTCCTGTTCGGTTTTGGAACAATACTGCATGGAAGGATGTTCGGGtttatgaataaaaaaatatatacaagtgTACAAATCCCTTAAGAAATGTTCTATCATGCTCTTGAAATTTCAGCGGCATCAAATTAGGTCAGGCTTTGCTTGGAGTCTGATTTTGGATCTGTGACAACTGATTTCAGAGCTTAGGAATATTTCCATGAATAGATGGGGAAGCGGT is a genomic window of Microcaecilia unicolor unplaced genomic scaffold, aMicUni1.1, whole genome shotgun sequence containing:
- the LOC115459552 gene encoding 5-hydroxytryptamine receptor 5A-like, which codes for MATVMDINGSAVGVNYSSEDSILRRGPFSIFSILILTLLVILIIATFLWNLLVLVTILRVKTFHRVPHNLVASTAVSDVMVAALVMPLSLVNELSGRRWRLGRLLCQVWISFDVLCCTASIWNVTAIALDRYWSITRHVEYTLKTRKRVSTIMIGLTWALSAVISLAPLFGWGETYTPGEENCQVSQEPSYTIVSTFGAFYFPLGVVLFVYWKIYKAAKFRIGGRRRNAVMPLPEVVQVKEAAREPQMVFTARHATIAFQTDGETWREQKEKKAALMVGILIGVFVLCWIPFFVTELISPLCSCNVPPVWKSIFLWLGYSNSFFNPLIYTAFNKNYNNAFKTLFVRQR